The following are from one region of the Prevotella communis genome:
- a CDS encoding glycosyl hydrolase, with amino-acid sequence MAVAQRYRNDFISPTDGQRSLIIWQWMDGLVSKEAITKDLEAFKAAGLSGVQNFQIGGDQQSRIGDPTCAIGSEKWKSMMRWTMDECQRLGLTFGTHNCPGWSSSAYGTVTPEYSMQKLVFSETKMPDTAVGKGKKKTIFISVALPRPKVDEKYNYYEDICLLALPDDSIVMKENIIDLTQYFDKSSQIANIPSALAKDISGYRLLRFGHTTNGKTNEAQAPLSGQGLECDKMNRVAVKAFWDAYPQMLIDIAGPHAGKTFNIIEIDSYEAGGQDWSVVLPDEFLKRKKYDILPYLPYIVGRNIIGSKEESARFKKDLVDVVTSLFAENYYGYMNQLARKTPGMQLMIEPYGTGGQKPFQVLDINKILKEASSAVIATEFWVKPETWGWKDMKRHEQVMRNLQRPLLAAEAFTCWPLHAWKDDPQSLKPICDKAYCNGVNRMMLHAGACNPWTNVEPGMSFGIWGTHFVPNQTWWKAGGARALFDYMARCQSLLQRGVPTKQQWKGTDKFMTYQRTDEDNDILFLCNPTNESVSDTIRLASVAKGRKLEIWDAYNLTMQKIDDRPMILSIEPYGSRFIIISDTETSSETPRPENQLLTSLPASDGRTEIDKGWKVAFHYKDADDIIVDNNTLFDWTTSSDSNVRYFSGTATYSNSFTIKKLKKDARYIISLGQVKNLASVTVNGKPFPTLWKAPFLLDITPAIHKGINTISIDVTNLWPNRMIGDEQEPDDIEWSEPLTYTYAPGSPTAGRYMAKLPEWLSNGTPRPSKGRKTVGCFKFFTKESPLLPSGLLGSIELLTTKTR; translated from the coding sequence ATGGCAGTTGCACAGAGATATCGGAATGATTTTATTTCTCCGACTGACGGGCAGCGTTCATTGATAATATGGCAATGGATGGATGGGCTTGTCAGTAAGGAGGCTATCACGAAAGATCTGGAGGCTTTCAAGGCTGCTGGACTATCTGGCGTACAAAATTTTCAGATTGGCGGTGACCAGCAAAGCAGGATTGGTGACCCCACCTGCGCTATCGGTTCAGAGAAATGGAAGTCTATGATGCGTTGGACGATGGATGAGTGCCAGCGTCTCGGACTCACCTTCGGTACCCACAACTGCCCCGGATGGTCATCAAGTGCCTACGGAACAGTGACACCGGAATATAGCATGCAGAAACTTGTGTTCTCAGAAACAAAGATGCCCGACACAGCTGTTGGCAAAGGCAAGAAAAAAACTATCTTTATTAGTGTCGCACTCCCTCGTCCAAAGGTTGACGAAAAATACAACTATTACGAAGACATCTGCCTCTTGGCACTTCCTGACGACAGCATTGTCATGAAGGAAAACATAATAGACCTGACACAGTATTTTGACAAGTCATCTCAGATAGCAAACATTCCTTCTGCCCTTGCCAAAGACATTTCCGGGTATAGACTTCTGCGTTTCGGACACACTACAAACGGAAAGACCAACGAAGCACAAGCCCCTCTGTCGGGACAAGGGCTGGAGTGTGACAAGATGAACAGGGTGGCTGTTAAGGCCTTTTGGGATGCATATCCACAGATGCTCATAGACATTGCAGGACCTCATGCCGGCAAAACGTTTAATATAATAGAGATAGACAGCTATGAGGCTGGCGGTCAGGATTGGAGTGTGGTTTTGCCAGATGAGTTCTTGAAACGGAAGAAATATGACATACTGCCATACCTGCCTTACATCGTAGGGCGCAACATCATCGGCAGTAAGGAAGAGTCGGCACGATTCAAGAAAGACCTTGTAGATGTTGTCACCTCACTCTTTGCAGAAAACTATTATGGCTATATGAATCAGCTGGCACGCAAGACACCCGGTATGCAGCTGATGATAGAGCCGTACGGTACAGGCGGGCAGAAGCCATTCCAAGTGCTCGATATCAACAAGATACTCAAGGAGGCAAGCAGTGCAGTCATAGCGACAGAATTCTGGGTAAAGCCCGAGACATGGGGTTGGAAAGACATGAAGCGTCATGAGCAGGTGATGAGAAATCTGCAACGCCCGTTGCTGGCCGCAGAAGCCTTTACGTGCTGGCCTCTTCACGCATGGAAAGACGACCCGCAATCCTTAAAGCCGATATGCGACAAAGCCTACTGTAATGGTGTTAACAGGATGATGCTCCATGCAGGCGCCTGCAACCCTTGGACAAATGTAGAGCCGGGAATGTCATTCGGCATCTGGGGCACACATTTCGTACCCAATCAGACATGGTGGAAAGCTGGTGGAGCACGCGCACTATTCGACTACATGGCACGCTGTCAGTCGCTCCTGCAACGTGGTGTGCCGACGAAACAGCAATGGAAGGGAACGGATAAGTTCATGACCTATCAGCGCACTGACGAAGATAATGACATACTGTTCCTCTGTAATCCTACAAACGAAAGCGTATCAGACACAATCCGGCTTGCCTCCGTTGCCAAAGGCAGGAAACTGGAGATATGGGATGCATACAATCTTACTATGCAGAAGATAGACGACAGACCTATGATACTCTCCATAGAGCCGTACGGTTCAAGATTTATCATTATCTCAGATACAGAGACATCTTCTGAAACGCCACGTCCTGAAAACCAACTGCTAACCTCACTCCCGGCCAGCGATGGCAGGACAGAGATAGACAAAGGGTGGAAGGTGGCTTTTCACTATAAAGACGCTGATGACATCATTGTTGATAATAACACTCTGTTCGACTGGACGACATCCTCTGACAGCAACGTAAGATATTTCTCAGGGACAGCGACATACAGCAATTCGTTTACCATTAAGAAACTGAAGAAAGACGCACGCTATATCATCAGCTTAGGTCAAGTAAAAAACCTTGCCTCTGTAACCGTCAATGGCAAACCCTTCCCCACTCTATGGAAGGCACCATTCCTATTGGATATCACCCCTGCCATACATAAAGGCATCAACACCATAAGCATTGACGTTACCAACCTGTGGCCTAACCGCATGATAGGCGATGAGCAGGAGCCAGACGACATAGAATGGTCAGAACCCCTGACATACACCTATGCCCCAGGCAGTCCTACGGCAGGTCGTTATATGGCAAAGCTTCCCGAGTGGCTGAGCAATGGCACCCCACGCCCCTCCAAAGGAAGAAAGACCGTCGGGTGCTTCAAGTTCTTCACAAAAGAATCCCCCCTGCTTCCATCAGGATTGTTGGGTTCTATAGAACTATTGACTACGAAAACAAGATAA
- a CDS encoding glycoside hydrolase family 43 protein — protein MKKLLFTISITVVASINCMAQGYRNPVLPGFHADPSVCTDGKDFYLVNSTFQYFPGVPVFHSKDLIHWEQVGNCLSRKSQLDLSGLYSQNQPELGWTNAGIYAPTIRYHKGRYYMVTTIFPSRRHFYVWTDDPSKEWSDPVFIDFAIGSCDPTLFWDEGKCYFLWKAAADETRPGIKPGDINICEIDIHTGRRTGDIHHLGTGLGGRYPEGPHIYKKDGFYYMMLAEGGTEHGHHVNILRSRSLFGPYEPNPANPILTHFSMKMQNSNIQGLGHADLIQAPDSSWWMICLGYRTSGYLLHVMGRETMLAPMRWDKNAWPVVNGDGTLAINMKCQTLPQVPMPLDPVREEFNFVKRDVPADSYSSIGLPWGWMSIGNPDYSCYSLTEREGWLRLHPTSTTLDAATSPTFVTRRQTELRFNATALIDASHLTEGSQAGITAYAAPLNHYDVMVERKNGKLLAKSNIRVGALSHTGQPVELKGTQAFIRIGSDKDYYYMQVSADGKSFATLAKMDFRYLSTEVIGGFTGVMLGLFAQGDSRDEYADFDWFEYDNAFTTSKTF, from the coding sequence ATGAAGAAGCTGTTATTCACAATCTCTATCACTGTTGTAGCGTCGATAAACTGTATGGCGCAAGGCTATCGCAACCCTGTGCTTCCCGGCTTTCATGCCGACCCAAGTGTGTGTACTGACGGCAAGGATTTCTACCTTGTGAACAGTACGTTTCAGTATTTCCCAGGTGTACCAGTCTTCCACAGCAAAGACCTGATACATTGGGAGCAGGTAGGAAATTGCCTCTCACGCAAATCGCAGCTTGACCTCTCAGGACTATACTCGCAAAACCAGCCAGAACTGGGTTGGACCAATGCGGGCATCTATGCACCGACCATCCGCTATCACAAGGGCCGCTATTATATGGTGACCACCATTTTTCCTTCACGCCGCCATTTCTACGTATGGACAGACGACCCCTCCAAAGAATGGTCTGACCCCGTATTCATAGACTTTGCCATTGGCAGTTGCGACCCTACCCTATTCTGGGACGAAGGGAAGTGCTATTTCTTATGGAAAGCGGCTGCCGACGAGACACGGCCGGGAATCAAGCCGGGCGACATCAACATCTGCGAGATTGACATTCATACCGGCCGGCGCACAGGCGATATTCATCACCTGGGAACAGGGCTCGGCGGACGTTATCCTGAAGGTCCGCACATATACAAAAAGGACGGCTTCTACTACATGATGCTTGCCGAAGGTGGCACGGAACATGGGCACCATGTCAACATCTTGCGAAGCCGTTCGCTGTTCGGCCCCTACGAACCGAATCCTGCCAACCCCATCCTGACGCATTTCAGCATGAAGATGCAGAACAGCAATATTCAAGGACTGGGGCATGCAGACCTCATACAAGCGCCCGACTCATCGTGGTGGATGATATGTCTGGGTTATCGCACCAGCGGCTACCTCCTGCATGTGATGGGACGCGAGACCATGCTTGCACCGATGCGTTGGGACAAGAATGCTTGGCCTGTGGTCAATGGTGACGGCACTTTGGCCATCAATATGAAATGTCAGACCTTACCTCAAGTTCCAATGCCCCTTGACCCTGTTCGCGAAGAGTTCAATTTCGTCAAGCGCGATGTACCAGCCGACAGCTACAGCAGCATCGGTTTGCCTTGGGGATGGATGAGTATCGGTAATCCCGATTATTCCTGCTATTCTCTTACTGAGCGGGAGGGCTGGCTGCGCCTGCATCCCACTTCTACGACACTCGATGCAGCCACCTCGCCCACCTTTGTGACAAGGCGGCAGACAGAGCTGCGTTTCAACGCCACCGCACTTATCGATGCATCGCATCTAACAGAAGGCTCTCAGGCAGGAATCACAGCCTACGCAGCGCCCCTGAATCATTATGATGTGATGGTGGAACGAAAGAACGGAAAGCTATTGGCCAAGTCAAATATCCGCGTGGGAGCACTCAGCCATACCGGCCAACCCGTTGAACTGAAAGGCACTCAGGCCTTCATACGCATCGGTTCCGACAAGGACTATTACTACATGCAAGTATCTGCTGATGGCAAATCGTTCGCCACACTCGCCAAGATGGATTTCCGCTACCTTTCAACCGAGGTGATAGGCGGTTTCACGGGTGTTATGCTTGGTTTGTTTGCCCAAGGTGACAGCAGAGACGAATATGCAGATTTTGATTGGTTTGAATATGACAATGCTTTCACAACTTCGAAAACGTTTTGA
- the surE gene encoding 5'/3'-nucleotidase SurE, producing the protein MRPLILISNDDGYQAKGIRSLTAMLEDIADIIVCAPDDARSGFSCAFSATIPLKLTLREKREGVTVYSCNGAPVDCVKMALQNICERRPDMIIGGINHGDNASVNAHYSGTMGVTIEGCLKYIPSVAYSLCDHREDADFEPLRPYIRKFTEKVLKEGLPKGICLNVNFPAAKAFKGVKVCRMGFGSWQNETTKCHHPRGYDYWWMVGHYHNDEPEATDTDRWALDNGYVAITPTEIDLTAYAFMSQKESWEE; encoded by the coding sequence ATGAGACCACTGATACTGATTTCCAACGATGATGGCTATCAGGCTAAGGGCATCCGCTCGCTGACGGCTATGCTGGAAGATATTGCCGACATCATAGTATGTGCACCTGATGATGCCCGCTCGGGCTTCTCGTGCGCTTTCTCGGCAACCATACCCCTCAAGCTGACCCTCAGGGAGAAGCGCGAGGGTGTGACGGTCTATTCGTGCAACGGTGCACCTGTGGACTGCGTAAAAATGGCGCTGCAGAATATCTGCGAGCGTCGTCCTGATATGATTATCGGAGGCATCAACCACGGCGACAATGCCTCGGTGAATGCCCACTATAGCGGCACGATGGGCGTGACGATAGAGGGTTGTCTGAAGTACATACCCAGCGTGGCCTATTCGCTGTGCGACCACCGCGAGGATGCCGATTTTGAGCCCCTGCGCCCCTATATCCGCAAGTTCACGGAGAAGGTGCTGAAAGAGGGACTGCCCAAGGGTATCTGTCTGAACGTGAATTTCCCCGCGGCCAAGGCGTTCAAGGGCGTGAAGGTATGCCGCATGGGCTTCGGCTCATGGCAGAACGAGACCACGAAGTGTCATCATCCACGTGGGTATGACTACTGGTGGATGGTGGGCCATTACCACAACGACGAGCCCGAGGCTACGGATACCGACCGCTGGGCACTGGATAACGGATACGTGGCCATCACCCCAACAGAGATAGACCTCACGGCCTATGCCTTCATGAGTCAGAAGGAGTCCTGGGAAGAATAA
- the lpxB gene encoding lipid-A-disaccharide synthase: MKYYLIAGEASGDLHASRLMRSLKACDAEAEFRFYGGDLMQAEGGTLVKHYSEMAYMGFVPVLLHLPTILRNMRQCKEDIRRWMPDVVILVDYPGFNLKIADYVKRHSICPVYYYISPKIWAWKEYRIKDIKRNVDELFSILPFEVDFFERKHHYPIHYVGNPTADEVKEWRLTPPSQGGDGGGSPVIALLAGSRKQEIKDNLPTMIRAAQKFEKNYQLVLAGAPGIDEAYYQRFLEGTNVRLVKNQTYDLLSKAHAALVTSGTATLETALFGVPQVVCYETPLPWLIGWLRKKLLKVKYVSLVNLIADRKVVTELVADTFSQANIEHELELILDGPARQQMLEGYEEVWQRLGKEKAPDNAARLITQILRERL; encoded by the coding sequence ATGAAGTATTACCTCATAGCTGGCGAAGCCTCTGGCGACCTCCACGCATCACGTCTGATGCGGTCGCTGAAGGCATGCGACGCAGAAGCGGAGTTCCGTTTCTACGGCGGCGACCTGATGCAGGCCGAGGGTGGCACCTTGGTGAAACACTATAGCGAGATGGCCTACATGGGGTTTGTGCCCGTATTGCTGCATCTGCCCACCATCCTGAGGAACATGAGGCAATGCAAGGAGGACATACGCCGCTGGATGCCCGACGTGGTGATTCTGGTGGACTACCCGGGCTTCAACCTGAAGATTGCGGATTACGTGAAACGCCACAGCATCTGTCCTGTATACTACTATATCTCACCCAAGATATGGGCGTGGAAGGAGTATCGCATCAAGGATATCAAGCGCAATGTAGACGAGCTCTTCTCTATCCTGCCCTTCGAGGTGGATTTCTTTGAGAGGAAGCACCACTACCCTATCCACTATGTGGGGAATCCGACAGCAGATGAGGTTAAGGAGTGGCGGCTCACCCCTCCATCACAGGGAGGGGACGGGGGAGGGTCTCCCGTTATTGCGCTGCTGGCTGGCTCCAGAAAGCAGGAGATTAAGGATAACCTGCCGACGATGATCAGGGCGGCACAGAAGTTTGAGAAAAACTACCAGTTGGTGCTGGCTGGCGCACCTGGCATCGACGAGGCTTACTATCAGAGATTCCTGGAGGGTACCAACGTGAGACTGGTGAAGAACCAGACCTACGACCTGTTGTCGAAAGCGCATGCTGCCCTCGTCACCAGCGGCACGGCAACACTCGAGACGGCCCTGTTTGGTGTGCCTCAGGTAGTATGCTACGAGACACCCCTACCCTGGCTTATCGGTTGGCTGCGCAAGAAACTGCTGAAGGTGAAATATGTCTCGCTGGTCAACCTGATTGCTGACCGTAAGGTGGTGACGGAACTGGTGGCCGACACGTTCAGTCAGGCCAACATAGAGCATGAGCTGGAGCTCATACTCGACGGGCCGGCACGCCAACAAATGCTCGAAGGCTATGAGGAGGTGTGGCAGCGTCTGGGCAAAGAGAAAGCGCCGGATAATGCCGCAAGACTCATCACGCAGATTCTAAGAGAGCGTCTTTAA
- a CDS encoding transporter gives MNVIRFLKDWTLPVSMGMGALLYLVFAYVPQLDGAALFFDPVMEAILPLFMFLILFVTFCKVDFHKMRPVWWHLWVSIFNLLFIGIVMALILSLPRAVANSCVPSVASDLRSSASLFTFHSTLILLEALLMCIISPCATAAAVVTQKLGGSLEQTTTYTFLSNFITVLMVPICFPMIEKGADISFMSAFLKILYQVVVLLVVPMLLAYIVKHTMHRFHQKIISIKDLSFYLWGCSLMIVTGTTVKNILHAEASVVFLGMIALLGLVLCIIQFAVGRFIGHFFGRAQEAGQALGQKNTAFAIWLGITYLNPLSSVGPGCYILWQNIINSFEIWQERQKNKGLKTLS, from the coding sequence ATGAATGTGATTAGATTCCTGAAAGACTGGACGCTGCCCGTATCAATGGGTATGGGAGCGCTGTTGTATCTGGTGTTTGCCTACGTGCCACAGCTGGACGGGGCAGCCCTGTTTTTTGACCCCGTGATGGAGGCCATCCTGCCCCTGTTTATGTTTCTGATACTCTTTGTGACCTTCTGCAAGGTCGATTTCCATAAGATGCGCCCTGTGTGGTGGCATCTGTGGGTGAGCATCTTCAACCTGCTGTTTATCGGCATCGTGATGGCATTGATACTGAGCTTGCCTCGTGCGGTAGCAAATTCTTGCGTCCCTTCGGTAGCAAGCGACCTGAGGTCGAGCGCTTCACTATTCACTTTTCACTCTACCCTTATTCTGTTGGAGGCTCTGCTGATGTGCATTATTTCTCCTTGTGCCACCGCCGCCGCTGTGGTAACCCAGAAGTTGGGCGGCTCGCTGGAACAGACCACCACCTATACTTTCCTTTCCAATTTCATCACGGTGCTGATGGTACCCATTTGTTTCCCGATGATTGAGAAGGGAGCCGATATCTCCTTTATGAGTGCCTTCCTGAAGATTCTCTATCAGGTCGTGGTACTGCTGGTAGTGCCCATGCTGCTGGCCTATATCGTGAAGCACACCATGCATCGTTTTCACCAGAAGATTATCAGCATCAAGGACCTGTCGTTCTACCTCTGGGGCTGTTCGCTGATGATTGTCACAGGCACCACCGTGAAGAATATCCTCCATGCTGAGGCCTCCGTGGTGTTCCTTGGCATGATAGCCCTGTTGGGCCTGGTGCTCTGCATCATCCAGTTTGCCGTGGGTCGCTTCATCGGCCATTTCTTCGGACGAGCCCAGGAGGCCGGTCAGGCACTGGGGCAGAAGAATACCGCCTTCGCCATCTGGCTGGGAATCACCTACCTGAACCCACTATCATCCGTGGGCCCCGGTTGCTATATCCTCTGGCAGAATATCATTAATTCGTTTGAAATCTGGCAGGAAAGACAAAAGAACAAGGGGTTAAAGACGCTCTCTTAG
- a CDS encoding HAD family hydrolase, with product MKQYDTYIFDLDGTLLDTLDDLTAAVNYALRQHGMPEHTREEVRHMVGNGVRLLMVRAVPDGDKNPRFDDAFRTFREYYMEHSLDTTRPYDGIPELLAALRQQGKRVAVVSNKFYAATRELCRHFFADTVEVAIGEHEAEGIRKKPAPDTVIEAFRQLGVSKENAVYVGDSDVDLQTAVNSGLPCISVLWGFRDQAFLEAHGATTFARKPGEILQ from the coding sequence ATGAAACAATACGATACTTATATATTCGACCTCGACGGCACGCTGCTGGATACGCTCGACGACCTGACAGCTGCCGTGAACTACGCCTTGCGACAGCACGGGATGCCCGAGCATACACGCGAGGAGGTACGCCACATGGTGGGCAACGGCGTGCGCCTGCTGATGGTGAGGGCCGTGCCCGATGGCGACAAGAACCCTCGTTTCGACGATGCCTTCCGCACCTTCCGCGAATACTATATGGAACATTCCCTGGACACCACGCGTCCCTACGACGGGATTCCCGAACTGCTGGCCGCACTGCGTCAGCAAGGCAAGCGCGTGGCCGTGGTCAGCAATAAGTTCTATGCCGCCACCCGCGAACTCTGCCGCCATTTCTTCGCAGACACCGTAGAGGTAGCCATTGGCGAACATGAGGCCGAGGGTATCCGTAAGAAGCCCGCCCCCGACACCGTGATTGAAGCCTTCCGCCAACTGGGTGTCAGCAAGGAGAATGCCGTGTATGTAGGCGATAGCGACGTGGACCTGCAGACAGCCGTCAACTCGGGGCTGCCCTGCATCAGCGTGCTATGGGGCTTCCGCGACCAGGCTTTCCTGGAGGCACACGGCGCCACCACCTTTGCCCGTAAGCCCGGGGAGATACTTCAGTAA
- a CDS encoding ATP-dependent DNA helicase yields the protein MIQDELIYQIETHFGHLPTPEQHAALQTFATFMTDRDEQVVMVLRGSAGTGKTTLASAIVRGMLAMKQKLVLMAPTGRAAKVFSNYSGTPAYTIHRRIYRQKTAADLSAFSLGFNAAQDTLFIVDEASMIANADTPLLDDLIRFVYNYKNCRLLLIGDRAQLPPVGEEESPALMAHVLRGYGMKVYEADLTEVLRQAEDSGILWNATEVRCMMADGRCELPKIRLDGFPDIVSVPGDELIESLASSFSHVGMDETLVVTRSNKRANIYNQGIRNTVLDREDELCRGDRIMIVKNNYYWVKSEGIEGNISFIANGDIAVVQRVRNVHELYGFRFAEVTMTFPDYDDYELTAITLLDTLTTEAPALTREQQEQLYTQVMEDYMDVPYKSERLKKLKDDKYYNALQIKFAYAATCHKAQGGQWAHVYIDQGYMTDDMLTPDYFHWLYTALTRATEQVFLVNWPKTQVENPSDSY from the coding sequence ATGATTCAAGACGAGCTGATTTACCAGATAGAGACGCATTTTGGACATTTGCCTACCCCTGAGCAGCATGCGGCTCTGCAGACGTTTGCCACGTTTATGACCGACCGCGACGAGCAGGTGGTCATGGTGCTTCGTGGTTCGGCCGGTACGGGTAAGACCACGCTGGCCTCTGCCATTGTGCGTGGCATGCTTGCCATGAAACAGAAACTGGTGCTGATGGCGCCAACCGGCCGTGCTGCCAAGGTCTTCTCCAACTATTCCGGTACACCGGCTTATACCATCCACCGTCGTATCTACCGTCAGAAGACGGCTGCCGACCTCTCTGCCTTCAGTCTTGGATTCAATGCCGCCCAGGACACGCTTTTCATCGTTGACGAGGCCTCGATGATAGCCAATGCCGATACGCCCTTGCTCGATGACCTGATCCGTTTTGTCTATAACTATAAAAACTGCCGTCTGCTGCTTATCGGCGACCGTGCCCAGTTGCCCCCTGTGGGCGAGGAAGAGAGTCCGGCGCTGATGGCCCATGTGCTGCGTGGCTACGGCATGAAGGTCTATGAGGCCGACCTCACCGAGGTGTTGCGCCAGGCTGAGGACTCTGGGATTCTGTGGAATGCCACCGAGGTAAGATGTATGATGGCTGATGGCAGATGTGAGTTGCCAAAGATCCGCCTTGACGGTTTTCCTGATATCGTGAGCGTGCCCGGTGATGAACTCATCGAGTCGCTGGCCTCGAGCTTCAGTCATGTGGGCATGGACGAGACGCTGGTGGTGACGCGTTCCAACAAGCGGGCCAATATCTATAACCAGGGCATCCGCAATACGGTCCTCGATCGTGAGGACGAACTCTGTCGTGGTGACCGTATCATGATCGTGAAGAATAACTATTACTGGGTGAAGAGCGAGGGCATTGAAGGGAATATCAGCTTCATTGCCAATGGCGACATCGCGGTCGTTCAGCGCGTGCGCAATGTCCATGAGCTCTATGGCTTCCGCTTTGCTGAGGTCACCATGACCTTCCCCGACTACGACGACTACGAGCTCACGGCTATTACCCTGCTCGACACGCTCACTACCGAGGCGCCTGCCCTGACGCGCGAACAGCAGGAGCAGTTGTATACCCAGGTGATGGAGGACTATATGGATGTGCCCTATAAATCAGAACGCCTGAAGAAACTCAAGGACGACAAGTACTACAACGCCCTGCAAATCAAGTTCGCCTATGCTGCCACCTGCCACAAGGCGCAGGGCGGCCAGTGGGCGCATGTGTATATAGACCAGGGGTATATGACGGATGATATGCTCACGCCCGACTATTTCCATTGGCTCTATACCGCCCTGACGCGTGCCACCGAACAGGTCTTTTTGGTCAATTGGCCAAAGACACAGGTGGAAAATCCCAGCGACAGTTACTGA
- a CDS encoding DUF3822 family protein, whose translation MPEISNTKQRLTIRIGRGTLSFSQPTDDGTDVMFEPYVVKSGISMAANLREAFKTSELLMNPPKRVRVVLDADVLMVPVESFHEEQAETLYFHAFPSKEPLAVYYNVLPDLNSVAVYAMNKDLRLVIDDHFQDVNMIIALSTVWRHLHQRSFTGTRSKLYGYFHEKRLEIFSFQQNRFKFCNSFDASRAHDSLYFLLYVWKQLQLEPEHDELHIVGDIPEQEWLLKELKKFLQNAYVINPAADFNRHPVTTIKSMPYDLQTLFIKGR comes from the coding sequence ATGCCAGAAATCAGTAACACAAAGCAACGGCTCACCATCCGCATAGGACGGGGCACCTTGTCGTTTTCACAACCCACGGACGACGGAACGGATGTGATGTTTGAACCATACGTGGTGAAAAGCGGCATATCTATGGCTGCCAACCTGCGCGAGGCTTTCAAGACCAGCGAACTGCTGATGAATCCGCCCAAGCGTGTCAGGGTGGTGCTTGACGCTGATGTGCTGATGGTTCCCGTGGAGAGCTTCCACGAAGAACAGGCAGAGACGCTCTATTTCCATGCTTTCCCCAGCAAGGAGCCCCTGGCTGTATACTATAACGTGCTGCCAGACCTGAACAGCGTGGCTGTCTATGCGATGAACAAGGACCTGCGACTGGTTATCGACGACCATTTCCAGGATGTCAACATGATCATTGCGCTCTCTACCGTATGGCGTCACCTGCATCAGCGCAGCTTTACCGGCACGCGCAGCAAACTCTATGGTTACTTCCACGAGAAGCGACTGGAGATATTCAGTTTCCAGCAGAACAGGTTCAAGTTCTGCAACTCGTTTGATGCATCACGCGCCCACGACTCACTCTACTTCCTGCTCTACGTATGGAAGCAGTTGCAACTGGAGCCTGAGCACGACGAACTGCATATTGTGGGCGATATCCCCGAACAGGAATGGCTGCTCAAGGAACTGAAGAAATTCCTGCAGAATGCCTACGTGATTAATCCTGCGGCCGACTTCAACCGTCATCCCGTGACAACAATCAAGTCGATGCCCTACGACCTCCAGACGCTGTTTATCAAGGGAAGATGA
- the rsmD gene encoding 16S rRNA (guanine(966)-N(2))-methyltransferase RsmD → MRIITGKYKGRHFEIPRSFKARPTTDFAKENIFNVLTQYIDFEEATALDLFSGTGSISLELMSRGCQQVVSVEMDRDHHRFICECIKKLGDKSCIPLRADVFKFLKACHQQYDFIFADPPYALKEIPQIPDLVFEKGLLKEDGMFVLEHGKDHDFSQHPHFIEHRSYGSVNFSLFRAEATADA, encoded by the coding sequence ATGAGAATTATTACTGGAAAATATAAAGGAAGACATTTCGAGATTCCTCGCTCATTCAAGGCGAGGCCTACAACGGATTTTGCCAAGGAGAATATCTTTAACGTGCTGACACAGTATATTGACTTCGAGGAAGCCACAGCACTGGACCTGTTCTCTGGCACAGGCAGCATCTCCCTGGAACTCATGTCGCGTGGTTGCCAGCAGGTGGTCAGCGTCGAGATGGACCGCGACCATCATCGCTTCATCTGCGAGTGCATCAAGAAACTGGGCGACAAGAGTTGTATACCCCTGCGTGCCGATGTCTTTAAATTCCTGAAAGCCTGTCACCAGCAATATGATTTTATCTTTGCCGACCCTCCCTATGCGCTGAAGGAGATTCCGCAGATACCCGACCTGGTTTTTGAAAAGGGACTGTTGAAAGAGGATGGCATGTTTGTACTGGAGCACGGCAAAGACCATGACTTCAGTCAGCATCCGCATTTCATAGAACACAGAAGTTATGGCAGCGTGAATTTCTCGTTGTTTAGAGCAGAGGCGACAGCAGACGCATAA